Proteins encoded in a region of the Leifsonia sp. PS1209 genome:
- a CDS encoding TetR/AcrR family transcriptional regulator, with protein sequence MAETPSARDRILDAFEELLAEQSERAATLDAVAARAGVSKGGLLYHFASKDAMVDGVLARLSAHVDADLDRMRSAPEGPVAYFIRTSVPTDNDLERSIVAVARLAQSADSRARDALSAMQRSWLSILESSVGDPLVARIIMLIGDGMYYNTALLPDTNAVLRSETDMDRVIELVKRLADS encoded by the coding sequence ATGGCAGAAACCCCCTCCGCCCGCGACCGCATCCTCGACGCGTTCGAGGAACTGCTCGCCGAGCAGAGCGAACGCGCCGCGACCCTCGACGCCGTCGCCGCCCGCGCCGGCGTCTCCAAGGGCGGCCTGCTCTACCACTTCGCCTCGAAGGACGCGATGGTCGACGGCGTCCTCGCCCGGCTGAGCGCGCACGTCGACGCCGACCTCGACCGGATGCGCTCCGCCCCGGAAGGCCCCGTCGCCTACTTCATCCGCACCTCGGTGCCCACCGACAACGACCTCGAACGCTCCATCGTCGCCGTCGCCCGCCTCGCCCAGAGTGCGGACAGCAGGGCACGGGATGCGCTGTCCGCGATGCAGCGCTCCTGGCTGTCGATCCTCGAATCGTCGGTCGGCGACCCGCTCGTGGCCCGCATCATCATGCTGATCGGCGACGGGATGTACTACAACACCGCTCTCCTGCCGGACACGAACGCCGTCCTGCGCAGCGAGACGGACATGGACAGGGTGATCGAGCTGGTGAAGCGGCTGGCCGACTCCTAG
- a CDS encoding MFS transporter yields the protein MSTPSITTPTPAVAPRAGARQWVALAVLMLPVLLVSVDNTVLSFALPAISQALEPSGTGMLWIIDAYPLVLAGLLVSMGSLGDRIGRRKLLLIGATGFAVVSVGAAFAPTTEWLIAARASLGFFGAMLMPSTLSLLRSIFTDREQRRLAIAVWASGFAAGSALGPIVGGVLIEHFWWGSVFLLAVPVLIPLLVLTPLLVRESRDPNPGPIDVPSILLSLLTMAPIVYGIKSLASDGLSVAGVLAIVIGAVSGWLFVRRQLRRPIPMLDMRLFRRASFSGAVLINLLSVVSLVGYLFFVSQHLQLVLGLSPIDAGLVLIPGLATMIVAGLVVVPIARRVRAAIVVPVALLISAVGYLVVALSGGDAQAGVLILSFVLLGLGIGAAETVSNELILTSAPAEKAGAASAVSETAYELGAVLGTATLGTILTASYRSAVVLPDGLSAAQAHAAGETLGGATTVAGQLPGDLGEQLLASARAAFDSGVALTAGIGVGLMVAAAALAVFSLRKIGR from the coding sequence ATGTCCACGCCGAGCATCACCACGCCCACGCCCGCCGTCGCGCCCCGCGCCGGTGCGCGTCAATGGGTGGCGCTCGCTGTTCTGATGCTTCCCGTGCTGCTGGTCTCCGTCGACAACACGGTGCTCAGCTTCGCGCTGCCCGCCATCTCCCAGGCGCTCGAACCGAGCGGCACGGGGATGCTCTGGATCATCGACGCGTACCCGCTCGTGCTCGCGGGGCTCCTCGTCTCGATGGGCAGCCTCGGCGACAGGATTGGGCGCCGCAAGCTGCTGCTGATCGGCGCGACCGGGTTCGCCGTCGTCTCCGTCGGCGCCGCCTTCGCGCCGACGACCGAGTGGCTCATCGCCGCGCGCGCCAGCCTCGGGTTCTTCGGCGCGATGCTGATGCCGTCCACGCTGTCGCTGCTGCGCAGCATCTTCACCGACCGCGAGCAGCGCAGGCTCGCCATCGCCGTCTGGGCCTCCGGGTTCGCTGCTGGCTCGGCCCTCGGCCCGATCGTCGGCGGCGTGCTCATCGAGCACTTCTGGTGGGGATCGGTGTTCCTGCTCGCGGTGCCTGTGCTCATCCCGTTGCTCGTGCTGACTCCGCTGCTGGTACGCGAGTCGCGCGACCCGAACCCCGGGCCGATCGACGTCCCGAGCATCCTGCTGTCGCTGCTGACGATGGCGCCCATCGTGTACGGGATCAAGTCGCTCGCCTCCGACGGCCTCTCCGTGGCCGGGGTGCTCGCCATCGTGATCGGGGCCGTGTCCGGCTGGCTGTTCGTGCGCAGGCAACTGCGCAGGCCCATCCCGATGCTCGACATGCGGCTGTTCCGGCGGGCGTCGTTCAGCGGCGCCGTGCTGATCAACCTGCTGAGCGTGGTGTCGCTCGTCGGCTACCTGTTCTTCGTGTCGCAGCACCTGCAGCTGGTGCTCGGCCTCAGCCCGATCGACGCCGGTCTCGTGCTCATCCCCGGTCTCGCCACGATGATCGTGGCCGGGCTGGTCGTGGTGCCGATCGCGCGGCGCGTACGGGCGGCGATCGTGGTGCCCGTCGCGCTGCTGATCTCGGCGGTCGGCTACCTCGTGGTGGCTCTGTCGGGAGGGGATGCGCAGGCCGGGGTGCTCATCCTGTCGTTCGTCCTGCTCGGGCTCGGGATCGGCGCGGCCGAGACGGTCTCGAACGAGCTGATCCTGACGAGCGCTCCCGCCGAGAAGGCCGGTGCGGCCTCCGCGGTGTCCGAGACGGCGTACGAACTGGGCGCCGTGCTCGGAACGGCGACGCTCGGCACGATCCTCACCGCGTCATACCGTTCGGCGGTGGTGCTGCCGGATGGACTCAGCGCCGCTCAGGCGCACGCGGCGGGGGAGACCCTCGGCGGTGCCACGACCGTGGCCGGACAGCTCCCCGGCGACCTCGGCGAGCAGTTACTCGCGTCGGCGCGGGCCGCGTTCGATTCCGGAGTCGCGCTGACCGCAGGCATCGGCGTCGGGCTCATGGTGGCCGCGGCGGCCCTCGCGGTGTTCTCGCTGCGGAAGATCGGGCGCTGA
- a CDS encoding 3-isopropylmalate dehydrogenase — MSESPSVVKLAVIPGDGIGPEVVAEAVKVLDAVTEGSGLTFSKTPFSLGAQRYLETGDVLTDTDLDAIKQHDAILLGAVGGVPGDPRLAGANIERGLLLKLRFTLDHYVNLRPTTLFPGIASPLADPGDVDFVVVREGTEGPYVGNGGAIRQGTPHEIANEVSVNTAYGVERVVRYAFDQAEQRSKKLTLVHKTNVLTFAGSLWKRIVDAVAAEHPEVAVDYLHVDAATIFLVTNPARFDVIVTDNLFGDILTDLAAAISGGIGLAASGNINPAGEFPSMFEPVHGSAPDIAGQQKADPTAAILSVALLLRHLGRVELAERVEQAVTADLASRGTASRATAEIGDAIATAVAQN, encoded by the coding sequence ATGTCCGAGTCCCCGTCCGTCGTCAAGCTCGCCGTCATCCCGGGAGACGGGATCGGACCGGAGGTCGTCGCCGAGGCGGTCAAGGTGCTCGACGCCGTCACGGAGGGCAGCGGACTCACGTTCTCGAAGACGCCGTTCTCGCTGGGCGCTCAGCGCTACCTCGAGACCGGCGACGTGCTCACCGACACCGATCTGGATGCGATCAAGCAGCACGACGCCATCCTGCTCGGCGCCGTCGGCGGCGTGCCGGGCGACCCCCGCCTCGCCGGGGCCAACATCGAGCGCGGGCTGCTGCTGAAGCTCCGCTTCACGCTCGACCACTACGTCAACCTGCGCCCGACCACGCTGTTCCCCGGCATCGCCAGCCCGCTCGCCGACCCGGGCGACGTCGACTTCGTCGTCGTGCGCGAGGGCACCGAGGGGCCGTACGTCGGCAACGGCGGCGCCATCCGCCAGGGAACGCCGCACGAGATCGCCAACGAGGTCTCCGTGAACACGGCGTACGGCGTCGAGCGCGTCGTCCGCTACGCCTTCGACCAGGCGGAGCAGCGCAGCAAGAAGCTCACGCTCGTGCACAAGACCAACGTACTCACCTTCGCCGGCTCGCTCTGGAAGCGGATCGTGGACGCTGTCGCCGCCGAGCATCCGGAGGTGGCGGTCGACTATCTGCACGTCGACGCCGCCACGATCTTCCTGGTCACGAATCCTGCTAGATTTGACGTGATCGTCACAGACAACCTCTTCGGCGACATCCTCACCGATCTCGCGGCCGCAATCAGCGGCGGCATCGGACTGGCGGCCTCGGGCAACATCAACCCTGCAGGCGAATTCCCCAGCATGTTCGAGCCGGTTCACGGATCGGCCCCCGACATCGCAGGCCAGCAGAAGGCCGACCCCACCGCTGCGATCCTCTCCGTCGCACTCCTGCTCCGACACCTCGGACGGGTGGAGCTCGCGGAGCGGGTGGAGCAGGCGGTGACCGCCGACCTCGCCAGCCGCGGCACAGCATCCCGCGCCACCGCCGAAATCGGCGACGCGATCGCCACCGCCGTGGCGCAGAATTAG
- a CDS encoding branched-chain amino acid aminotransferase — protein MTSPTSITLTGAPTPSGLAFAVTRNEEARSAAEREEILANPGFGNYFTDHMVDLCWSVKGGWHRPRVSPYGPIQLEPSAAVLHYAQEIFEGLKAYRHEDGSVWTFRPEANAARMQRSAYRLALPELPVEYFIDSLKQLIAVDGDWVPSQPETSLYLRPFMFAKEAFLGVRPANKVAYYLIASPAGAYFSGGVNPVSIWLSDHWSRAGKGGTGAAKTGGNYASSLLPQAEAAEHGCAQVLFLDSVEGKYLEELGGMNVVLVYKDGTLVTPESDSILEGITLESVLQLARDRGHKVEQRKVTIDEWRVGVESGDIVEVFACGTAAVITPIGELKSDTFTVGDITAPPGELTMSLREELTDIQYGRVRDRHNWMMRLDG, from the coding sequence ATGACATCTCCGACCAGCATCACCCTCACGGGAGCACCGACCCCCAGCGGTCTCGCTTTCGCCGTCACCAGGAACGAGGAGGCGCGCAGCGCAGCCGAGCGTGAGGAGATCCTCGCGAACCCGGGCTTCGGCAACTACTTCACCGACCATATGGTGGACCTGTGCTGGTCGGTCAAGGGTGGCTGGCACCGCCCGCGCGTCTCGCCGTACGGCCCGATCCAGCTGGAGCCGTCCGCCGCCGTCCTGCACTACGCGCAGGAGATCTTCGAGGGTCTGAAGGCCTACCGTCACGAGGACGGCTCGGTCTGGACCTTCCGCCCGGAGGCGAACGCCGCCAGGATGCAGCGCTCGGCATACCGCCTCGCGTTGCCGGAGCTCCCGGTCGAGTACTTCATCGACTCGCTCAAGCAGCTCATCGCCGTGGACGGCGACTGGGTGCCCAGCCAGCCGGAGACAAGCCTCTACCTGCGTCCCTTCATGTTCGCCAAGGAGGCGTTCCTCGGCGTCCGTCCGGCGAACAAAGTCGCCTACTACCTGATCGCGAGCCCGGCGGGCGCGTACTTCTCCGGCGGAGTGAACCCGGTCTCGATCTGGCTCTCCGACCACTGGTCCCGCGCGGGCAAGGGCGGAACGGGAGCGGCGAAGACCGGAGGCAACTACGCGTCCAGCCTGCTGCCCCAGGCCGAAGCGGCCGAACACGGCTGCGCGCAGGTGCTGTTCCTCGACTCGGTGGAGGGCAAGTACCTCGAAGAGCTCGGCGGGATGAACGTGGTGCTCGTCTACAAGGACGGCACCCTGGTGACCCCCGAGTCCGACAGCATCCTGGAGGGCATCACCCTCGAGTCCGTGCTGCAGCTGGCCCGCGACCGCGGCCACAAGGTCGAGCAGCGCAAGGTGACGATCGACGAGTGGCGCGTCGGCGTGGAGTCCGGCGACATCGTCGAGGTGTTCGCCTGCGGCACCGCCGCCGTGATCACCCCGATCGGCGAGCTCAAGTCGGACACCTTCACCGTCGGCGACATCACCGCCCCTCCCGGGGAGCTCACGATGTCGCTGCGCGAGGAGCTCACCGACATCCAGTACGGCCGCGTGCGCGACCGCCACAACTGGATGATGCGTCTCGACGGCTAG
- a CDS encoding aminotransferase class V-fold PLP-dependent enzyme — MPAPVIVPQPLAAARAAFVGGAGYLAACTQGLPLRATLSASRAELDAWERGEATPAAYGAAVEEARAAFGSIVGVPADRVAIGSQVSAIAATVAASLPDGAEVVCVDGDFSSMVFPFLAQQHRGVTVVHAPLDRVADAIGPRTSLVAFSLVQSATGAVADSDAIIAAAATHGAITFADLTQAVGWLPVDASRFDLTACHAYKWLCAPRGSAFLTVGDRMLDELRPVQAGWFAGDDPWASCYGPDMHLARDARRFDVSPAWPVWPGTAAALAFFAGLDQVAVHAYTSGLGDALSDRLGLPALGQAIVTWPDADGSDLAALSASGIRASGRAGRARVAFHLWNTPDDVARVGDALPAKDRGSAEPAGS; from the coding sequence ATGCCAGCACCCGTCATCGTCCCGCAGCCGCTCGCCGCCGCGCGCGCCGCCTTCGTCGGCGGGGCCGGCTACCTGGCCGCCTGCACCCAGGGCCTTCCGCTGCGGGCGACGCTCAGCGCATCCCGCGCCGAGCTGGACGCCTGGGAGCGCGGAGAGGCCACCCCGGCCGCGTACGGCGCCGCCGTCGAGGAGGCGCGGGCCGCGTTCGGCAGCATCGTCGGCGTCCCGGCCGACCGGGTGGCGATCGGCTCGCAGGTCTCCGCCATCGCCGCGACCGTCGCCGCATCCCTCCCGGACGGCGCGGAGGTGGTCTGCGTCGACGGCGACTTCAGCTCGATGGTCTTCCCGTTCCTCGCGCAGCAGCACAGAGGCGTCACCGTCGTGCACGCGCCGCTCGACCGCGTCGCCGACGCCATCGGCCCGCGCACCAGCCTGGTCGCCTTCTCGCTCGTGCAGTCAGCGACGGGCGCTGTCGCGGACTCCGACGCGATCATCGCCGCGGCGGCCACGCACGGCGCGATCACCTTCGCCGACCTCACCCAGGCCGTCGGCTGGCTCCCGGTCGACGCCTCCCGGTTCGACCTCACCGCCTGCCACGCATACAAGTGGCTGTGCGCCCCGCGCGGCTCGGCCTTCCTCACCGTGGGCGACCGGATGCTCGACGAGCTGCGACCCGTGCAGGCCGGCTGGTTCGCCGGCGACGACCCGTGGGCATCCTGCTACGGCCCGGACATGCACCTGGCCCGGGATGCGCGCCGCTTCGACGTCTCCCCCGCCTGGCCGGTCTGGCCGGGAACCGCCGCCGCGCTCGCATTCTTCGCCGGCCTCGACCAGGTCGCGGTGCACGCATACACGAGCGGCCTCGGCGACGCCCTCTCCGACCGCCTCGGCCTTCCGGCCCTCGGTCAGGCGATCGTCACCTGGCCGGATGCGGACGGCTCCGACCTCGCCGCCCTCAGCGCCTCCGGCATCCGGGCGTCCGGACGCGCCGGGCGTGCCAGGGTGGCCTTCCACCTCTGGAACACGCCCGACGACGTCGCACGAGTCGGCGACGCGCTTCCCGCGAAGGATCGGGGAAGCGCAGAGCCGGCAGGTTCCTAG
- a CDS encoding LysR family transcriptional regulator produces the protein MSLDDLDSHSLRVVRAIADHGSITRAADALGYSQPAISQHLKRLEARLGMPVVARAGRGVRLTEAGRVLARHATSVTTALDAAAGELADLQGLRSGRVRLAAFPSASSTIVPRLLRTMGAAHPGVRITYTEAEPPEAVAAVRAQTADLAITFSYPGDRVDPHRESARGLAVIPVWRDEMLLVLPAGHRLADAKAVDLAELATESWIAGCPRCRGHLLELTDARDFVPRIAYETDNFVAVVSMVAEGVGVALIPSLAIGSAGHNDGVVIRPTVNHDHRTVNLVGAVGADQVPAIASTASALLELDGAAWSLASVS, from the coding sequence GTGTCCCTCGACGATCTCGACTCCCACAGCCTGCGCGTCGTGCGCGCCATCGCCGACCACGGCTCGATCACCCGCGCCGCCGACGCGCTCGGCTACAGTCAGCCCGCCATCAGCCAGCACCTCAAACGGCTCGAAGCCCGGCTCGGGATGCCCGTGGTCGCCCGGGCGGGACGCGGTGTGCGGCTGACCGAGGCCGGCAGGGTGCTCGCCCGCCACGCCACGAGCGTCACGACGGCACTGGATGCTGCGGCCGGGGAACTCGCCGACCTGCAGGGCCTCCGGTCGGGGCGGGTGCGGCTCGCGGCGTTCCCGTCCGCGTCGTCGACCATCGTGCCGCGGCTGCTGCGCACGATGGGGGCGGCGCATCCCGGGGTGAGGATCACGTACACGGAGGCGGAGCCGCCCGAGGCCGTCGCTGCCGTGCGCGCGCAGACAGCAGATCTCGCGATCACGTTCAGCTATCCGGGGGACAGGGTCGACCCGCACCGGGAGAGCGCGCGCGGACTCGCGGTCATCCCGGTCTGGCGCGACGAGATGCTGCTCGTGCTTCCCGCAGGGCACCGGCTCGCGGACGCGAAGGCGGTCGACCTGGCCGAGCTGGCGACGGAGTCGTGGATCGCCGGCTGCCCGCGCTGCCGTGGCCACCTGCTCGAACTGACGGACGCGCGCGACTTCGTGCCGCGGATCGCCTACGAGACGGACAACTTCGTCGCGGTGGTGAGCATGGTCGCAGAGGGCGTGGGCGTCGCGCTGATCCCGTCGCTCGCCATCGGCTCCGCCGGGCACAACGACGGGGTGGTCATCCGGCCCACCGTCAACCACGACCACCGCACGGTGAACCTGGTCGGGGCCGTCGGCGCCGACCAGGTGCCCGCCATCGCGAGCACGGCCTCCGCGCTGCTCGAGCTCGACGGGGCGGCCTGGTCGCTAGCATCGGTGTCATGA
- a CDS encoding 2-dehydropantoate 2-reductase N-terminal domain-containing protein has product MSTEQHPVIAVVGPGAVGGLVAWLLHRAGEDVVAVGRPATVSAIEANGIELRDTGGAAAEKFGTGVERVPAGVDVPEGASVIVATKTYGLDDVLPGIAAARPGEVLSLLNGVEHMGQLRDALPGVPVAGASIAVSALRASPSVIDLRSPWVRIEVPEPAAGFASVAALTAAGPAVRVRGTEGEVLWGKFRMLASIALLTSYWRQPVAAALSEDPELTEALLSEVVACSNASGVPATTLQLVETLSGVPGGMRTSLQEDLAAGAPNELDALGGALLRIGAANGIPTPAVERIVSALSVA; this is encoded by the coding sequence ATGAGCACCGAGCAGCATCCCGTGATCGCCGTCGTCGGACCGGGAGCGGTCGGCGGACTCGTCGCCTGGCTGCTGCACCGTGCGGGAGAAGACGTGGTCGCCGTCGGGCGGCCGGCGACCGTCTCCGCCATCGAGGCGAACGGCATCGAGCTGCGCGACACGGGAGGGGCGGCCGCGGAGAAGTTCGGCACGGGTGTCGAGCGGGTGCCCGCCGGCGTCGACGTGCCGGAGGGTGCGAGCGTCATCGTCGCGACCAAGACGTACGGGCTCGACGACGTGCTGCCCGGTATCGCCGCGGCGCGGCCCGGCGAGGTGCTGTCGCTGCTCAACGGCGTCGAGCACATGGGGCAGCTGCGGGATGCGCTGCCCGGCGTGCCCGTGGCCGGCGCGAGCATCGCGGTGTCCGCGCTCCGCGCATCCCCGTCGGTGATCGACCTGCGGAGCCCGTGGGTGCGGATCGAGGTGCCGGAGCCCGCTGCCGGGTTCGCGTCGGTCGCGGCGCTGACCGCGGCCGGCCCGGCCGTGCGCGTGCGCGGGACGGAGGGAGAGGTGCTCTGGGGCAAGTTCCGGATGCTCGCGTCGATCGCGCTGCTCACCTCGTACTGGCGGCAGCCGGTTGCCGCTGCCCTCAGCGAGGACCCCGAGCTGACGGAGGCGCTGCTCTCCGAAGTGGTGGCGTGCTCGAACGCGTCCGGGGTTCCCGCGACGACGCTGCAGCTCGTCGAGACGCTGTCCGGGGTGCCGGGCGGGATGCGCACCTCGCTGCAGGAGGACCTCGCAGCCGGTGCGCCGAACGAACTGGACGCCCTCGGCGGCGCCCTGCTGAGGATCGGGGCGGCCAACGGGATCCCGACCCCGGCGGTCGAGCGGATCGTGAGTGCGCTGAGCGTGGCCTGA
- a CDS encoding fumarylacetoacetate hydrolase family protein has translation MKIARFSHEGSIDYGIVDEDALVVLAGDPMFAGFDTTGERVPLSKVGALLAPVIPRSKVVAVGKNYRDHAAEMGGDAPEEPLLFLKPNTAVIGLGDAIVLPPQSKQVDFEGELAVVIGKIARNVSAKDAHEYIFGYTVANDVTARDLQKTDGQWTRAKGFDTFCPLGPVIETELKPDAYLRTRVNGELKQDATIADMVHDIPSIVEYASSVFTLLPGDVILTGTPAGIGPIVAGDTVEVEIEGVGSLVNPVRAAK, from the coding sequence GTGAAAATCGCGCGCTTCAGCCATGAGGGATCCATCGACTACGGCATCGTCGACGAGGACGCCCTCGTCGTCCTCGCCGGCGACCCGATGTTCGCCGGATTCGACACCACGGGGGAGCGGGTGCCGCTCAGCAAGGTCGGCGCGCTGCTCGCGCCGGTCATCCCGCGCTCGAAGGTCGTCGCCGTCGGCAAGAACTACCGCGACCACGCCGCAGAGATGGGCGGGGACGCGCCGGAGGAGCCCCTGCTGTTCCTCAAGCCGAACACCGCCGTCATCGGGCTGGGCGATGCCATCGTGCTGCCTCCCCAGTCGAAGCAGGTCGACTTCGAGGGAGAGCTCGCCGTGGTGATCGGGAAAATCGCCCGCAACGTCTCCGCGAAGGACGCGCACGAGTACATCTTCGGATACACGGTCGCCAACGACGTCACCGCCCGCGACCTGCAGAAGACGGACGGCCAGTGGACGCGCGCCAAGGGCTTCGACACGTTCTGCCCGCTCGGCCCGGTGATCGAGACCGAGCTGAAACCGGACGCCTACCTGCGCACGCGGGTCAACGGCGAGCTCAAGCAGGACGCCACGATCGCGGACATGGTTCACGACATCCCGTCGATCGTCGAGTACGCGTCGAGCGTCTTCACGCTGCTGCCCGGGGATGTGATCCTCACCGGGACACCGGCCGGCATCGGCCCGATCGTCGCGGGAGACACGGTCGAGGTGGAGATCGAAGGCGTCGGCTCGCTCGTGAATCCGGTGCGGGCCGCCAAGTAG
- the gltX gene encoding glutamate--tRNA ligase codes for MSDSTSHPFSTATGSDVRVRFCPSPTGTPHVGLIRTALFNWAYARHTGGKLIFRIEDTDAARDSEESYGQIIEALTWLKLDWDEGVNVGGPDGPYRQSERYDIYRDVIEKLKASGHIYESFASGEEIEARNVSLGRDPKLGYDNFERDLSDEQKAAHRAEGRQPALRLRVPDDDLSFDDLVRGEITFPAGSFSDFVVVRPNGHPLYPFVNPVDDALMGVTHVLRGEDLLSSTPRQIALYHALIDAGITTFVPRFGHLPYVMGEGNKKLSKRDPESNLFHHRDRGFIPEGLVNYLALLGWSLTHDRDVFSIDEMVAAFDVVNVNPNPARFDQKKAESINGDHIRLLEVGDFAERTIPYLVADGILTEPLTDAQRAILAEAAPLVQERVQLLGETPAMLGFLFTDAASLEIQDDARASLPANAGEVLAASIGALELVPLDEWNHTNIESALRDALIEALGLKPRVAFGPLRVAVSGRRISPPLFESMEILGKAESIARLDKLSAALG; via the coding sequence ATGTCTGACTCCACTTCGCACCCGTTCTCCACCGCAACCGGCTCCGACGTCCGCGTGCGGTTCTGCCCGTCGCCGACCGGCACGCCGCACGTCGGCCTGATCCGCACCGCCCTGTTCAACTGGGCGTATGCGCGGCACACCGGCGGCAAGCTCATCTTCCGCATCGAAGACACGGATGCTGCCCGCGACAGCGAGGAGAGCTACGGCCAGATCATCGAGGCGCTCACCTGGCTGAAGCTCGACTGGGACGAGGGCGTGAACGTCGGAGGCCCCGACGGCCCGTACCGCCAGTCGGAGCGCTACGACATCTACCGCGACGTGATCGAGAAGCTGAAGGCGTCCGGCCACATCTACGAGAGCTTCGCCAGCGGCGAGGAGATCGAGGCGCGCAACGTCTCGCTCGGCCGCGACCCCAAGCTCGGCTACGACAACTTCGAGCGCGACCTCAGCGACGAGCAGAAGGCCGCGCACCGCGCCGAGGGCCGCCAGCCGGCTCTGCGCCTGCGCGTGCCGGACGACGACCTCAGCTTCGACGACCTGGTGCGCGGCGAGATCACCTTCCCGGCCGGATCGTTCAGCGACTTCGTCGTCGTGCGTCCCAACGGGCACCCGCTCTACCCGTTCGTGAACCCGGTGGACGACGCGCTGATGGGCGTCACCCACGTGCTCCGCGGCGAAGACCTGCTCTCGTCGACGCCGCGCCAGATCGCGCTCTACCACGCGCTGATCGACGCGGGCATCACCACGTTCGTGCCGCGCTTCGGCCACCTGCCGTATGTGATGGGCGAGGGAAACAAGAAGCTCTCCAAGCGCGACCCGGAGTCCAACCTGTTCCACCACCGCGACCGCGGGTTCATCCCGGAGGGGCTGGTCAACTACCTGGCGCTGCTCGGCTGGTCGCTCACCCACGACCGCGACGTGTTCTCGATCGACGAGATGGTCGCGGCGTTCGACGTGGTGAACGTCAACCCCAACCCCGCACGCTTCGACCAGAAGAAGGCGGAGTCGATCAACGGCGACCACATCCGGTTGCTGGAGGTCGGGGACTTCGCGGAGCGGACCATCCCGTACCTGGTGGCCGACGGCATCCTCACGGAGCCGCTGACCGACGCCCAGCGCGCCATCCTGGCCGAGGCGGCCCCGCTGGTGCAGGAGCGCGTGCAGCTGCTTGGCGAGACCCCGGCGATGCTCGGCTTCCTGTTCACCGACGCTGCGTCGCTCGAGATCCAGGACGACGCGCGCGCCTCGCTGCCCGCCAACGCCGGAGAGGTGCTCGCCGCCTCCATCGGCGCGCTCGAACTGGTGCCGCTCGACGAGTGGAACCACACGAACATCGAGTCCGCCCTCCGGGATGCGCTGATCGAGGCACTCGGGCTGAAGCCGCGTGTCGCGTTCGGCCCGCTCCGCGTCGCCGTGTCCGGCCGCCGCATCTCGCCGCCGCTGTTCGAGTCGATGGAGATCCTCGGCAAGGCCGAGAGCATCGCGCGCCTCGACAAGCTGTCCGCCGCGCTCGGATAG